A window of Eucalyptus grandis isolate ANBG69807.140 chromosome 4, ASM1654582v1, whole genome shotgun sequence genomic DNA:
AAGGTTTGGATCAGAATAAACTGGACTTATTTTATAAACTTGTTCTATTAATAACATAAGATAGGTCCATATAAAGTTCATAACCTTGTCGTTTTCAATATATAGAGTACTAATCTTTTTGACTACAATGGAGCTTGTATTAGGTAAATGAACTCTCTGTCTGTGAAATATTCCAATGATTTCATGATTCCGGTAATATGCGAGCTTAGACTACGTAGGTGGtccaaaaatgaaattgttcGAAGTTAATTTTGCATGAGAAATTGAATCTGTATCATCCACTTAATCACGATCTACAAGTACGCTAATTTCTCAAAGATCTATGATTCTTGTCTCCACCATTTGGTAGAGATCTAACACATGATAAGTTTGTGgtgcttttgcttttctttaatgATGCTAACATCATTTAAGATTCCCACGTTACATTGACCATCTCACTTGAAAAAAAGGGGCACTTTGATATCATCTACTCATCTTATGGTCTATGCATTATTGGACATCATAATATAGCTCAAAAATGCGTTCtaataaatcaaatcaactGCATTTCACCAAATAACGGAACTCACACTATATCTCactcaaaagaaagcaaaccCACATATTTAATTCactttttgtgattttgccAAACATACCGACCCTAAATTTATCCTATATGATCTTTTTTCATACTAGACCATGCTTTTTATAATTGATAACTCGACATATTTTGCATATTATCGACTGTTCTCGATCACCATGTCATGAAAAATGTCTCTATTTACACTGCTTCTCGCAGCATGAGCGATAAAACAAGTGCatattgttttccttttcccccttttctctttgctttgGTCTAAGCTCTGGTGGATCCCTTTTATATTCACATGCTCGACAACCGTGTGAAGGTGggggtggcggtggcggtggcagttGGTGGTTCCACCATAAATCGGAGGTGGTCATGGTGGATGCACGGCTTCATTAATGTGAGTGTGGTGTACGTTTTCTGGGGCATTAAAGTCAGCACCAACCAAATTTATACAGAGCTTCCTCTTTCCGGGGCACATCAACCCTAGAATAAAGATGGAACATTGTAAAAAAATGGCGAAAACTATGCCGTGCACACCGGCCGAAGAAAGTGAATATGGTCAGGTCAAGTCAAGCCTCTCTATTTTTGGGCTTGGCCCATGAACCTCATTAGTCCAGCAGACCAACTTGAAATGGCATTAATGAGCAATGTTAGGGATACTAGATCGGTGTATGAAATTTTAACCAAACTTTAATAGTACAAATTTAGCCTATCGAATGATGTGTGGTggttctgacccaaaaaaaaaagaaaaaagtgatgtGTGGTGGTTGAATGTGACTTGGATATTTAAAGAAGTTATTGTTATGTACTCATATTCAAACTTCGAACTGATCAATCATATATCAATTTTCTAACttaattttaatattacaaCGTCATTCTTCTTTTGTCCCTCCATCTGTCACACCTCCCATCAAGATAATAGAGAAAGAACTCACGgacaaaataaagaagataGGTTTGGGTATCAACAtcacaaaattaaattggtagcattccaaagaaaaattcatacacaaaataatgaaataatgcTTAGACCCCATTCCATCTCCCTCTACCTCTCCCAAAGACAAACAAGGGAAATCCAATAAGTATCCACACACAAGCTACGATGTCCCCTCACCTACTTCTAACAACTTCTTGATTACAAAGTATAATTATATCTATATagaaagcaaacaaaagaaatgtagaagcaaaaacaaatcaagaaaagaCCATGATATTAATTGACCTCCGGAATGCTCTTCAATGCCGGCCTCCATGGCCGGTGGTGCTTCTCGGCGGAGCAGCAGTGGCTGCCGGCACTTGCATTCGTCAACAGACTTTCCACCACATCTTGAGGAGAAAGCTTTTGCATGTCCACCTTCTTCAGCAGCTCCCGAAGCTCCTTCTTTGTGATCTTGATCTTGACCTGCTCTCTCCTGCCATGCGAAGAAGTTGAACCATACGGTGTCGCCGCTGCATCTCCTAGCAGCAAAGCTTGtcgctcctccgcctctctaCCCGTCGCCAATAGCGACTCCCAGTCGTCGCCAGCCCATACCGTTGATGCCGATTCGTGTGTGCAGCAGTTTCCCATTGTTGCTGCCCTTCTTGCGCCTTGAAATTTCTGGTTTGTGCTTTTCAAAGTATACGAAGTTCTGAAGCATATGAACAAAGTTTTTGTGCTGCATGTTTGCCCTCCTATATATATTTCAGAGGTGGCGATCAAGTTTGCTGTTCTTGGAAGTCAACATATGAGAGGGAGCCATTAGCAGGACGACACGTGTGGGGGATTACCTGGCCCATGTGAGATGCTACTTGGTTTTGTTGACCAAATCATGTGATACTCCATGTGGAACCCAAGAAATTGTTTTCCTGGTTATATGTTGCTAAAGAAAATTTGCTTATATGGTGACACAAGCCACATGTGATATTAGAAAAATTGAGACTCGATTAAGACACCCAGACAAGTAGCAAACTTAATTTATATCCCGAGTGCATATGCTTATTTTAAGGT
This region includes:
- the LOC104442915 gene encoding uncharacterized protein LOC104442915; translation: MGNCCTHESASTVWAGDDWESLLATGREAEERQALLLGDAAATPYGSTSSHGRREQVKIKITKKELRELLKKVDMQKLSPQDVVESLLTNASAGSHCCSAEKHHRPWRPALKSIPEVN